A window of Kribbella sp. NBC_00382 genomic DNA:
GCGAGCCACCTCGAAGACGGCGAAGTCGACGCGCGGGTTCTGCAGCACCATCCGGGCGGACTTCGGCCCGGACGCGTCGGACCGGATCACCAGTCGCTCGTCGATCACGATGCCGTCGGTCGAGGTCATCCCGACCTTGCGGCCCATCCCCTTGAAGACGTGGCTGATCATCCGCGAGGTAGTGGTCTTGCCGTTCGTACCGGTCACCGCGACGATCGGGATCCGGCTGGTCGCGCCCGGCGGGAACAGCATGTCGACGACCGGCTTCGCGATGTACTGCGGATCGCCGATCGTCGGGTTGGTGTGCATCCGGAACCCGGGAGCGGCGTTGACCTCGCAGATCGCGCCACCGGTCTCGCGGACCGGCTGGGTGATGTCGGGGCAGATGAAGTCGATGCCGGCGATGTCGAGCCCGATCATCCGGGCCGCCTCCTCGGCGATCTCGACGTTCTCCGGGTGCGCCTCGAAGGTGCGGTCGATCGAGATGCCGCCGGTGGACATGTTGCCGGTGAGCGTCAGCTTCACCATCGTCTCTTCCGGCGGTACGTCGTCCATCTCGAAGCCCTGCGACTTCACCAGCTCGCGCGCGGCGTTGTTCACGGTGATCCGGGTCAGGATCTTCTCGTGGCCGACACCGCGACGCGGGTCGGCGTTGGTGATCTCGACCAGCTCCGCGACGGTGTGGACGCCATCACCGACGACATGTGCGGGGACCCGCTCGGCGATGGCTTCCATCCGCCCGTTGATGATCAGGCAGCGATAGTCCTTGCCGGTGACGAAGCTCTCGACGATCACCGAACCGCGTCGCGACTGCTCGGCCGCGATCGGGAAAGCCTCCCGGACGGCGTCCGCGTCCTGCAGGTTCAGGCAGACGCCACGGCCGTGGTTGCCGTCGAGCGGCTTGCACACGACGGGGTAGCCGATCTTGTTCGCCGCCGAGACAGCGTCGTCCACGTCACGGACGGAGGCGGAGCGAGGTACCGGTAGGCCGGCGGAGGCGAGCAGTTTGGTGGTGAGGTCCTTGTCGCTGGCCACGTCGACCGCGATCGAGCCGGTCTCGGACGTCATGGTCGCCCGGATGCGCTTCGCATGGACGCCCTGACCGAGTTGCACCAGGCTGAACTTGTTGAGCCGGATCCACGGGATGTCGCGGGACACCGCCTCGTCCACGATCGCCTGCGTCGACGGGCCGAATGCGCTCCGCTCGGCGATCCGGATGAACTTCTCCAGCTCGGTGGTGAAGTCGAAGTCCTCGGTCGGCTGGACCAGGTAGTTGACGAACCGGACGGCGAGTTCACCCGCGGCCAGTCCGACGCCCTCATCGGCGTACGAGTAGATGATGTTGTACCGGCCGGGCACACCCTTGACCTGGCGGGTCTTGCCGCGCCGCATGTCGTGGCCGGCCTCCTGCTGGAGTTGCAGCGAGACGTGCTCGGCGATGTGGCCGAGCCAGGTGCCCTCTTGCAGCCGCTCGATGAAGCCGCCGCGCCGGCCGCGCGAGCAGTGGTGCTGGTCCAGCCGGGGCAGGTACTCGAGCAGCCGCTCGGTGAAGCCGTCGATCGTGTTCGACGGGAAGTCCTCCAGCGAGCCCAGGTCGACCACCAGGTGGATGGCCGGGTCGTAGCTCCAGATGTTCGGACCGCGGTAGACGCGGGTCTCGATGATCTTCAGGTCCGGGCTCGGCGTCCCGTGGGTCTGGTCGGGGGCGGTGTCGGTCATGCTCTCCCACTGTCTGCTTGCGGGTCGGTGTCTGGTCGGCTGAGTTCGGCGCCCGCGCTCAGAGGCTCGGTCGCCTCCGGTCTGGACTGGGCCGCCGCCGACGACCTCGACTTCTTCGACGCCGCCGCCTTCTGCGAGACAGCTGTCTTCTTGGCGGAGTCGGTGGCCTTCGCCGTACGCCGGCCCGCCCGGCGCTTGCGCTCGGCGTAGTACGCGGGGGACACGCCCTCGGCCGCGATCTCCTTGGCCAGCTTGCGCAGGTCCGCCTCGGCGGCCTCGATCGACGCGATCTCCTCGGCCGGCGGCTGCGGACCGAACGACAGCAGCACGCGCGCCTTCAGGTCGAAGGTCGACGACGCGGGCAGGACATGCAGGACGACGCCCGACGCGAGGATCGCCTCGGACCGGCTCGCGTAATGCGCGTTGGAGGTGATCCGGCTGCCGTCGAAGATCGTCACAGCACCCCGCCCGACGACCTCCAGGTGAGATCCCCGTACTACGGCCGCCGTGTCCTCGTCGACGCCGATGCCGAGCAACCCGGGGGATTGCGCCACGAGCGAGAGCAGGCGGCCGTACCGGTTCCGTTGGGCGAAGTGCTGGTCGACGATGGCGCCCTGGACGAGTCCGAGCCCGCCGGCGAGCTGGCTCATCCGCTGCCTCGGGGTGGCGCCCGAGCGGCCGAAGGCGATCATGTGCTCGGCGAGGATGCTCGCACCGGCCGACGTACCGCCGACGGCTGCACCTCGTGCGTGGGCCGCGGTGACGGCCCGGCCGAACGCGGTACCGGTGACGACACCGCTCAGCTTGAGCTGGTTGCCGCCGGTCATGAAGATGCCGGTGGCCTGCTCGAGCGGCTCGATGAAGGCGGGATCGTCGGCGTCCTCACGGTTCTCCGGCCGGACGCCGACCACGCTCGCGGCGCCGAGCGCGGCGAACAGCGCGGAGTAGACGTCGATCACGTCCGGACCGAGCGCGGAGGCGGTGGGAACCACCACGATCCGCGCCTTCGACCCGCCGGCCGCCTCGACGAACTCCTGCAGGACCAGCCGCTTCTTCAGCTTGTCCTCGGCCCCACCGATGGCGAACAAGGCACCAGGCCCGCTCGTCGTCACCCCACCCTGCTGTTCAGACATAGCCGAAGAATAAGCGCTGAACCCCTCTCGCCCCGCTTCGGTGACAACGCGAGCCTTCATCAGCCGACCTGATCGGTTGCAAGTAGCTGCAACTCGGGTACGGAGAGTAGTTGCTTGTGGCATTCTTCATCGGTGAATCGACAAACAAAACCTGGCGATGGTGCCGGGCGGGACAGCCCGGCACCATCTGATCAGTGGCCGAAGGTGAACCAGTTGAGGTTCACGAAGTCGGCTGGTTGGCCGCTGGTGAAGGTTAGGTAGACGTTGTGTACGCCGGTGACCGCGCTGATGTTGGCGGGGACGCTGCGCCAGCTCTGCCAGCCGCCGGTGTTGCCGATGGCGAAGCTGCCGATCGGGGTGTTGGATCTGCTGTCCAGGCGTACTTCGACCAGGCCGCTCACTCCGCCGCCGGCGCCCGACGCGACGCGGCCGATGAACTGGTGGGCGGCGGAGGTGCCGAAGTCGACGTTGGGGTAGAGGGCCCAGTCGCCGTTGCCGAGCTGCATGAGGTTCTGGCCGCCGCCGGAGTCGCTGGTCGTCTCGACGCCTACACCGCCTTGCTGGGTGTAGGACTCGGCCTGGATGGTGCTGTACGCGCTACCGCCTCCGCCGGGCGGCGTGGTCGGGGGAGTGGTCGGGTCGCCGCCACCTCCGCCTCGGGTGGAGACGGCGACGTAGTCGATCACCATCGGACGGTCGGGGACTGTCTCGGCGCGAGGTGTTGGTGCGGCGAGGGCATCCGGGAACGCCCCGCCGATGGCGACGTTGAGCAGGATGAAGTAGCCCGCGTGCGAGGTCATCGCGTTCCAGGTGTCGGCCGGCAACTGGCCCTGGCTCACGGAGTGGAACTGTTGCCCATCGACGTACCAGCGGAATTGGTTCGGCGAGATGCTGGTATCCCACTCGAACCGGTACGTGTGGAAGCCGGCCTGGCAGGTGCTGCCCGGGCAGGCGCGGTTGTTCGCGATGCCGGTCGTCTCGTTGCAGGGACCGCCGGGGTTCACGCCGCAGTGCAGGACGCCCCAGACCGAGTTGAGCCCGTTGACGTTCTCCATGATGTCGAACTCGCCGATGCCCGGCCAGTTCCAGTAGTTACCCCGGTACGGCGAACCGAGCGCCCAGAACGCGGGCCAGTACCCGAGAGCCGCGTTTCCCGTGACGTTCGGCATCTGGATCCGCGCCTCCATCGCG
This region includes:
- a CDS encoding glycoside hydrolase family 16 protein, with translation MRSRPSKPSTRRRTILSALLAPVLVVTALTVAAQASVPPPPAGWTTVWSDDFNGTSGTLPSGANWIIDTGHAYPGGPGNWGTGEIQNYTNSTNNLALDGAGNLRITPRRDGAGNWTSARIETQRSNFRPPSGGVVAMEARIQMPNVTGNAALGYWPAFWALGSPYRGNYWNWPGIGEFDIMENVNGLNSVWGVLHCGVNPGGPCNETTGIANNRACPGSTCQAGFHTYRFEWDTSISPNQFRWYVDGQQFHSVSQGQLPADTWNAMTSHAGYFILLNVAIGGAFPDALAAPTPRAETVPDRPMVIDYVAVSTRGGGGGDPTTPPTTPPGGGGSAYSTIQAESYTQQGGVGVETTSDSGGGQNLMQLGNGDWALYPNVDFGTSAAHQFIGRVASGAGGGVSGLVEVRLDSRSNTPIGSFAIGNTGGWQSWRSVPANISAVTGVHNVYLTFTSGQPADFVNLNWFTFGH
- the cphA gene encoding cyanophycin synthetase — translated: MTDTAPDQTHGTPSPDLKIIETRVYRGPNIWSYDPAIHLVVDLGSLEDFPSNTIDGFTERLLEYLPRLDQHHCSRGRRGGFIERLQEGTWLGHIAEHVSLQLQQEAGHDMRRGKTRQVKGVPGRYNIIYSYADEGVGLAAGELAVRFVNYLVQPTEDFDFTTELEKFIRIAERSAFGPSTQAIVDEAVSRDIPWIRLNKFSLVQLGQGVHAKRIRATMTSETGSIAVDVASDKDLTTKLLASAGLPVPRSASVRDVDDAVSAANKIGYPVVCKPLDGNHGRGVCLNLQDADAVREAFPIAAEQSRRGSVIVESFVTGKDYRCLIINGRMEAIAERVPAHVVGDGVHTVAELVEITNADPRRGVGHEKILTRITVNNAARELVKSQGFEMDDVPPEETMVKLTLTGNMSTGGISIDRTFEAHPENVEIAEEAARMIGLDIAGIDFICPDITQPVRETGGAICEVNAAPGFRMHTNPTIGDPQYIAKPVVDMLFPPGATSRIPIVAVTGTNGKTTTSRMISHVFKGMGRKVGMTSTDGIVIDERLVIRSDASGPKSARMVLQNPRVDFAVFEVARGGILREGLGYQRNDVAVVLNIQPDHLGMRGVDTLDQLADVKAVLVEAVPRNGFAVLNADDPLVRKMRRRCSGEVVWFSIAEPGSEVREYIEGHCRRGGRAVVLDRSDLGDMIIMKHGRRSMQLAWTHLLPATFGGRAMMNVQNAMAAAAAAFAAGAPLHDIRQGLRTFSTSYYLSPGRLNEIDVDGRTVIVDYCHNAPAMRMLGDFVDKLGESLNASSELGRPSRIGVIATAGDRRDDDMRELGEVAAQHFDVVIVREDVRLRGRTAGSTAELVTEGVRRAMENGARCRQVETVLEELTAVQHALSRSNRGDLVVLCVDQHQQVLAHLESVSHLAQAGARSGDEGGDPDFVKPDESDPDQSEE
- a CDS encoding cyanophycinase; the protein is MSEQQGGVTTSGPGALFAIGGAEDKLKKRLVLQEFVEAAGGSKARIVVVPTASALGPDVIDVYSALFAALGAASVVGVRPENREDADDPAFIEPLEQATGIFMTGGNQLKLSGVVTGTAFGRAVTAAHARGAAVGGTSAGASILAEHMIAFGRSGATPRQRMSQLAGGLGLVQGAIVDQHFAQRNRYGRLLSLVAQSPGLLGIGVDEDTAAVVRGSHLEVVGRGAVTIFDGSRITSNAHYASRSEAILASGVVLHVLPASSTFDLKARVLLSFGPQPPAEEIASIEAAEADLRKLAKEIAAEGVSPAYYAERKRRAGRRTAKATDSAKKTAVSQKAAASKKSRSSAAAQSRPEATEPLSAGAELSRPDTDPQADSGRA